The DNA window TGCCATCCGGTGTTACGGACACAGTTCAGTATCACCCGACCGCTGGCCAATAGCCCGGCTGCCGCAACGACGACGATCACCCACGTCACAAGTGCGGCCGCGACGGCCTCATTCGCGGCACGCGAGAGCGCCGCGGGCTCATCGACCTGCTGAACATCGTCATCGACCCAGATGCCGACGCGGTCGCCAATTTGAACCGTCGGCGCGGTGTCGACCGCGCCCCCATGTGCGGTTCTGCCGAGCACCGGCCGGGCAGGCGTGTTGATCACTCCATGTGGCGGCGCTGATTCCGCGCCGGCGGCGTGCAGGTCGGTCAGCGTCGCGAGGACAGCGTGACGAGTCTGCGCCTGTTCAGCGTAGAGGTGGCCGCGGACATCGTGCACTGCGGTACCAACAGCAGCGGCGCCGAAGGGTGCGGCCAGAAGCGCCACCACGACAGCTCCCAGCATAAGCACCGCCTCGACCCGATCGACCTTGCGCACCAGTGGATTACGGCTAAACAACCGCAACATCGGCCCCCACGGCAGGCGCAGCGTAAACGGTTCCATTGCAGCTCCTTGACCAACGTTGAGTCGATTCGATGATCATCGCCGTGCTGGGCGCGCGGCTCCTAGGGCCCTTCGGCCTTGACGCACAGAGGCGACGGTCACCAAAGTGGTTGGGCGAGGACGGGTTCGGGACCTATGGCCCGCACCCGGTGGCTAACGATCCTGTGAGCAGCGTGACACCGCTGCATACCCTCGGCCTCATCGCTGCCGGGTCGCGTCCACCCCGACCACGTCTCAACTCGCAGGTCAGATCAGTTGGCGCGCTCGATCCGCAGGGGCGGTGGGCATCGGCGTCGGCGAGCAGCTGCCAGATTCCGCGAAACGCGCGGCTAGGTCCTTTTAGCTTGCAGGACAATCACATCGACAACTTCGCGAAGGTCGTCGCGAAGCTGCGGTGGTCGGAGTCCCTGCCGGTGGTCTGCGGTGGTCGCGGCCGCCGATCCCCGCGTGCGGGTGGCAGCGGTAGTCTCCCGCGGCGGACGGCCAGATCTGGCAGGCCTGGCCCTGACCAAAGTCGTAGCACCGACATTGCTGATCGTGGGTGGGCGCGATCACATGGTGCTGGAACTGAATCGGCAGGCCCAGGCCATGATGCACGGTCTCTGCGAGCTCACCGTTGTTCCCGACGCTACCCATCTCTTCGAGCAGCCGGGAACACTCGAGCAGGTTTGAGCAGCAACGTAACTTGAGCACACCCGCCGCCGACGCGGCTGACGAGATGGAGCAGCTCGGCTGAGCCCCCTCAGGCCCACCGCACCCTTGGCGGTCCGCTCATCGCGCGCGGACGGCAGGTTCCTTCAGTGGCTTGTCGGCGTGCAGGCAGGCGATCGCCTCGGTTACCATCGGCGCAATCGAGCACACCCGGACCAAGGTGCCTGCGGTCTTGACCGCGACGCTGTCGGTGACGAGCACACGGCGCAACTCAAGCTCGTGCAGGCGGCGGACCGCAGCGTGGACCAAAAGCCCATGCGTCGCGGCCACGACAATGTCCTGTGCGGCGCCGCGCATACGTAGCAGTCCAACCGCGGCTTCAATGGTGGCTGCGGTGGTGATCATGTCATCGATGATCGCGATCGGGCGGCCGCGGACCTCGCCAGCGATGTCCAATGCTGCGACGGCTGAGCCGCTTTCGCGTTGTTTGCGAACCACCGCCACCGGGCCGTGCAGCACCGCCGCATACCGTTCGGCCAACTTGACCGCACCGAGGTCGGGGGCGACGATTATCGCTCCCTCCGGCAGCTCGGTGGCGAGCTCACCGGACATTGCGGGGACGGCGGACAGCGTTTCCACCGGGATGCGGCACACGGCTTCCAGAGCGGGCGTGTGCGGGTCTACAACGACGAGCCGGTCGGCGCCCGCGGCGGCGATCGCATCCGCGACAACTGCCGATCCGAGGGCCTGACCTGCTGTGGTACGTCGATCCTGGCGGGCGTAGCCGAAGTACGGCACCACCGCGGTCACGCGGGCTGCGCGGGCCCGGCGGCACGCGTCGAGCAGCAGGAGTAGTTCGACGAGGTGGTCGTTGACCGGTGGTGATGTCGGTTGGATGACGTAAACATCGGAACCACAGATGTTTTCGACAACGGGACGAAGCTCCCCGTCCGGGAATCGCTGCAGGGGGCAGCCTTCGGACTCGACCCCTAAATAGTTGGCGACGGCACTGGCCAAATTCGGGTTGGCGCTGCCGGAGACGATTCGCAGAACGGTCATCGGGCATCCTTTCCGTCGCCGCACAGAGTCCATGCTGGTGCCGCGACACCGATTCGGGTCATCACCCTCGACCCTCGCACCGACTCGACGTCGGGCCGAGGGGCCGAAAGTCCTCTGTCGGCCGCGGGAGGTCGTTCCGAGGCGAAGCCGAATGTTTCCAGCCTTGCTTGGCCAATTCAGTTCAGGGCGGAAGTGAGGATCGCAGAACGGATTGAGTAGGACGGGGCTGAGGTCGCCGGTCCACCGTCGTCGGCGCGAAGGGACAAATGGCACTAGGCGAAGAACATCGCCTTCTTTATGGTTGGACTACCCACGCGATGGTTGGACTACCCACGCGGCAAATACGGGTACCGTCACGATTCAGGAGTTACACAATCATGAGCACTCACTATGAGGCCGGTCCTGCCGCAGGCGAATACAGCGTCGAGAACGAAAATCAGCTTCAACCAGAGGACACCCTCATCGACCGCGGTGTGGGCGATATGCTCGACGAGGGCTATTCGCCGCCCGAGCGACTATATGGGCATGGCGCGTTTGGCCCATCTGAAACCATGGACCAGATGCTTGTTGAGGAAGAACCGGATCCGGCCGCGCGCATCGATGTCCTGTTCGATGAAGCCGAGCAGCAACGCTCCGACGAAGCCGAGCGCGAGACCGAATTTCCAAAGCACCGCGAGCTTGGCCGGGCGCGAGCCGGCCGGCTTGTCGCGCCGGACCAGGGATTTGGCGAAGACGCCGAGGCAGAGTTGGTCGCCGAGGACGTCGGTATCTGCGGAGGCGCAGCCTCTGCCGAGGAAGCCGCGGTTCACATCATCGACGACGAGGTTTACGTCATCGAAGACGAAGATTAGCGAACTCGTAACTCCAATTCCCCACGCGCTGCCCCCGGCGACAATGGGGGGGAACGCACTAATGTTGGCGGGCAACGATCACCGGGATACGGGCCGCATGGCCGATGGCGGTGCTGACCGACCCGAGCAGCGGTCCGGCGTATCTGCCGCGGTCGTGGCTATTTGACCACGATGAGTGGGCGGATTCGGGGGAATGCAGGGCGTCCACTTACTCAAGGACTTGAACGCGCATCATCGAGGCCGCAATGACGAAGAGCAACCAGCACGCCCTCGGCAGCGCCCAGACTGCATTGGCCGCTGCGGCCAGCAGCCTGGTGATGATGGGTCCCAGCGGTTATGGGTTCGGGCGAACACTTTTGGCTTGCTCAATCAGGGCGGGTATGGGCACGGTGGTGTGCGGCTGATGGGTTGTCGGCGAGTCGGCGTCCCTTTGCGAGGAACCCGCGTAGCCGGTTCAGCGGCCAGGTGTTGATTACTTCGCTGGCTGAAACCCAGCCGCGCTGGGCGCTAGCGACACCGTAACGGATGTAGTCCAGATGCGGCACGGCGTGGGCATCTGTGTCGATCGCGAAGACAACGTCGTGTTCGCGAGCGCGGCTCACGAGTTCATCGCTGAGGTCCAACCGGTCGGGAAAGGCGTTGATTTCCATGGCGGTATGGGTGCGGGCTGCAGCCGCGAATACCACATCAGCGTCGAAATCAACTGGCCGACGACGACCGAGAAGGCGGGTGGTCGGATGGCCGATGATGTTGACGTAGGGGTGCTCAATTGCGGTGAGCAGGCGCCGGGTCATCTGCTCGCAGGTCTGGTCGAGGTCCGAGTGAACGGAAGCAACCAGGACGTCAAAGCCGGCAAGGAAGTCGTCATCCCAGTCCAGCGAGCCGTCGGCGGCGATGTTGAGTTCGGAGCCGTGCAGCAACTCGATACCGTGGCGGCGAGACAGCTCGGGCAGCTTGCGGCGCTGTTGGAGGGCCTTATCGCGCGTCATCCGTTGCATCGCTAGCTGCGACGCGTGATCGGTGATCGCGCAATAACGATAACCGTGGCGGGACGCGGCGGCGACCATCTCATCCAGGCCGGCGAGGCCGTCGGTGAGATTGGTATGCACGTGGAGGTCACCGGCGATGTCGGCCGTCGCCACCAAATCTGGGAGATGGCCCTCCAGCGCGGCTTCGACTTCTCCGCGGTCTTCGCGCAACACGGGCGGGATCCACGGCAGCCCAAGTCCGGCGTAGACGTCCGCTTCGTCTGTCGATGCCAATAGCTGGCCGTTGTCGACGCGGAACAGCCCATACTCGGACAGCTTCAGCCCAGCCCGCACCGCCAATTCGCGGATGCGGATGTTGTGGGCTTTCGAACCGGTGAAGTACTGCAGTGCCGCACCCCAGACGTTTGCAGGCACAACCCGCAGGTCCACCTGGATACCTTTGGTTGTCACCACCGACGATTTGGTGGGCCCGTGGGCCAGCACGCGATCCACCAACGACATGGTGCAGAAGTAGTCCATCACGGTTGCCGGGTCCTTGTCTGCGGCGACCAACAGATCGATGTCGCCGACAGTGTCGCGCATCCGTCGCAACGATCCTGCGAAGTCGACTCGGCTCACCTGCGGCAGTGCGGCCAGCCGCGCAACCAGATCCTCGGCAATATCCAGAGCGATCGCCAGCGGCATGCGCCCCCCGACCTCCTGCATCTGGCGGATCGCGCGGGCCAGGTTCCGTTCGCTGATCTCGCCCCAGCCTTTCAGGTTGCGCAGCTGCTCGTCGTGCAATGCGTTTAGGAGCTCGGGCATCGACGATATGCCCAGCTCCACATAGACCTGATGGGCCCGCTTCGGTCCGAGTCCAGGGATTCCCAGCAGAGCGCGCAGACCTGCGGGCAGCTGGGCGTGCAGCTCCTCAAGCGCAGCGATGCGACCACTCTGCCGCAACTCGAGCAGCTTGTCAGCGGTGTGTGCGCCGATCGCCGGGATCGCTATCAAACCTTTCCGGTCGAGAGCGTCTAGATCGAGGGGATAACCGGCAACCGAACGGGCGGCCTTCTCGTAAGCACGCACCCGGTACGGATCGCCACCAGAGATGGCAATCAGATCGGCCAACTCCTGCAGTGCCTCGGCCGCAACGTCATTCGAACGCATGAAGGGCTCCAACATAACCCCCGGCCGCGCGCCTGTTCCCCATAAGTTTCCCGCACACCAGCGCACCACCGCCTTTGCGGTCGTCGAACCAGATACAGAATGGATGCCGCCGTGTGCGCTCACCAGCGGGCGAAAGACCTCGTTGTTGGGACTTCTGACACCGATGCGTGTGACTTCTGAACTCACGCATCTCCGCGTCGCGGCGGTAACCTCAAGGATCCCGATCGGCCGATGCGAGAGATTACTTTCATTATGAAAATGTGGATCCAAATTGAAGGCCACGATGAGGGCGACGAGTGTCCGGATGACGCCACCTATGAGGTGCTCACGGGCGGTGTGCTAAAGGTCAGCAGCGGCAACGATATTCACCTCTACAGTCCGGCGTACTGGCAAGAGGTCACGATCGATACCCGCTCCGCGGCTCAGCGCAACGAACAAGCCCAACAACTCGACGAAGATTTCAAATGGCAATAAATATCGCAGCGGCGCAACGGGTAAGCGCGGATCCGATTCGCCTTTGGACCGCAACGCAATCGCTGCTTACCTGCGTCGGGTGGACACCAGCCCGACGTGCATGGCTGGCCGCCGCCAGCGAAGCCGAAATGGCCAACACTGGAAGGCCCTCGCGATCTATCGATCTAATGTGACCCGCCTACCAGCTGTGGACGCGTGCGATTCTCTAGTGCCAGACGCCAATGTCCTTGGTGTAGAACGAATTGGCGAGTCCAACCGACTAGGTCCAAGCGAGTGGATGCGGCCCAATTGACCAACAAAAGCTTAGACTCACTCACCGGATTCTCATCTTGTGGCGGATCCGCCATTTTGACGTCACACAGATGAGAATTCCGCCATCTTGGATGAGACCCAACACGCCCGGCCGGCGGGGCGCTCGCGGATCGCAACTGTTGACATAGCGTCGTTACTGTCGTACGAATAAGACATGGCTGCCGTTATGTCTCACGAAGCGCCGGTCGCTTTTCAGCTGGCCACCGCCGACACCTGGCCCAATCCGTGGCCGATGTACCGCGCGTTGCGCGATCACGACCCGGTGCACCACGTCGAGCCGGCCAACCACCCCGAGCATGACTACTACGTGCTCTCCCGGCACGCCGACGTGTGGGCCGCGGCCCGCGACCACGAGACCTACTCCTCCGCCAAGGGTCTGACCGTCAACTATGACGACCTGGAACTGATTGGACTGCAGGACAATCCGCCGTTCGTCATGCAGGATCCACCGGTGCACACGCAGTTCCGCAAGCTGGTGTCGCGCGGCTTCACCCCCCGGCAGGTCGAGGCGGTGGAGCCCAAGGTCCGGGAGTTCATCGCCGAGCGCATCGAGGGGTTGCGCGCGGCCGGCGGCGGCGACATCGTCACCGAGCTGTTCAAACCACTGCCGTCGATGGTGGTCGCCCACTATCTCGGTGTGCCCGAACAGGATTGGGCCCAATTCGACGGCTGGACCCAGGCGATCGTCGCAGCCAACACCGCCGAGGGCGGCGTCGCGGGCGCACTGGAAACCGTCGGCGACGCGGTCGGGTCGATGATGGCCTACTTCACCGGGCTGATCGAGCGGCGCCGGACCGAACCCGAGGACGACACCATCTCGCACCTGGTGGCCGCCGGGGTCGGCGCCGACGGCGATATCGCCGGCACGCTGTCGATCCTGGCGTTTACCTTCACGATGGTCACCGGCGGCAACGACACCGTCACCGGAATGCTCGGCGGCTCGATGCCGCTGTTGCACCAACGACCCGACCAACGCCGGCTGCTGGTGGACGACCCGGACCGCATTCCCGATGCGGTCGAGGAGTTGCTGCGGATGACCTCGCCGGTGCAGGGATTGGCCCGCACCGTCACCCGCGACGTGACCGTCGGCGAGACCACCATCCCGGCCGGGCGACGGGTGCTGCTGCTGTACGGCTCGGCCAACCGCGATGAACGCCAATACGGTTCGGACGCCGACGAACTCGACGTGACCCGCCGCCCACGCAACATCCTGACGTTCAGCCACGGCGCACACCACTGCCTGGGCGCCGCCGCGGCGCGGATGCAATCCCGCGTCGCGCTGACCGAACTGCTGGCCCGCTGCCCGGACTTCGACGTGGACGAATCCGGCATCGTCTGGGCCGGCGGCAGTTATGTGCGCCGTCCGCTGTCGGTGCCGATTCGAGTGAAGTCCTGATGCCGGGGAACGACTGGCTGGGTGCGCACCGGACCGAAGCGGCCGCCGACCGGATACTCGATGCGGCCGAGCTGCTCTACACGCAGCGCGACTCGGATTCCATCGGGATGAACGAAATCGCCAGGGCGGCGGGCTGTTCCCGTGCGACGCTGTACCGCTACTTCGAGAATCGCGAGGCGCTGCGCACCGCCTACATCCACCGCGAAACCCGTCGGCTGGGCCGCGAGATCATCGCGCGCACCGGCGACATCGAGGACCCGCGCGACCGGCTGGTGGCGAGCATCCTCGTCACGTTGGGGATGGTCCGCGACAGCCCGGCACTGGCATCCTGGTTTGCCACCACCCGCCCGCCGGTGGGTGGCGAATTGGCCGGGCGCTCCGACGTGATCGCGGCTTTGGCGGTTGCGTTCCTGCACTCGCTGGGGCCCGAGGATCCCGCCGTCGTCGAACGCCGGGCCCGCTGGACGGTGCGGGTGATCGTCTCGCTGCTGACGTATCCGGGCCGCGACGAAGACGAGGAACGGGCGATGATCGAGGAATTCGTCGTGCCGATTGTGACGCCGGTTTCCGCCCGCCGCTAGTGTCGATCGCGAGCGCGGCTCAGTCCCGGACGCGGGTGAAACGGTGCAGCAGCCACGCCAACGGGATCGTCACGACCAGCGTCGCAACGTACAGGTACAGCATCGAGCCGGTGTAGACACGCGCGCGGACCACGTAGTCCATTGCGAATTCCATGGTAATCAGGTGAATCAGGAAGATCTCGTAGGAGATCTCCCCCAGCCACACCATCGGGCGGCTGGCCAGGATTTGCGAATACCAGCCTTGGGTACCAGGAGCGCCACCCAGGGCCAGCGGCGCCACCGCGAGCGCGGCGATGACGGCATAGAAACACGTCTTGAACAACGCCTCGCTCAGCGTCGCCGGGGAGGTCGTGGGCGCGCCGGCGATGGGCGTAGCCACGATGAAATAGCTGATCACCGCCAGCGGGATGGCCACGAATCCGTAGCCGCGCACCCCCATCTCCTGCAGCACGGTCAGGATCATGCCGGCGAGGAACCACGCCAAATAGGTGGGCAACCACAGCCGCGCGCCGTCGGGAAACCAGTGATCGGTATGCACCAGGACCAGCCAGGCCGGGCTGATCAACACCATTCCCGCCAGGGCGCCCAGCACCAATTTCGGCTGCCACTGCCGCCGGCAGATGACCACCAGCAGCAGGTATGCCAGCAGCGGCAGCAACACGTAGAACGCGGCCTCCACCGCCAGGCTCCACATTTGGGTCAGCCCCTGATGCAGATACTTGCCCAGGTAGCCGTTGCAGTAGATCTGGGTCAGCGTCAGGTTGCGCGCCAGCCCCAGCCAGCTGTGCCCGGGGTTCGGCCCGGCATCGCGGAAGTGATACAGGACGTAGGCGAACAACACGGTGATGACGTAGGCGGGCATGATGCGCCGAACCCGGTGCCACGCATAGCGACTCAGCGACGGCGGAGCGCCGCTTCGTGCCGCCGACTTCACCCACGGGCGGAACAACAGGTAGCCGGAGAGGACGAAGAAGATCGGCACCCCGATC is part of the Mycobacterium mantenii genome and encodes:
- a CDS encoding cytochrome P450 codes for the protein MAAVMSHEAPVAFQLATADTWPNPWPMYRALRDHDPVHHVEPANHPEHDYYVLSRHADVWAAARDHETYSSAKGLTVNYDDLELIGLQDNPPFVMQDPPVHTQFRKLVSRGFTPRQVEAVEPKVREFIAERIEGLRAAGGGDIVTELFKPLPSMVVAHYLGVPEQDWAQFDGWTQAIVAANTAEGGVAGALETVGDAVGSMMAYFTGLIERRRTEPEDDTISHLVAAGVGADGDIAGTLSILAFTFTMVTGGNDTVTGMLGGSMPLLHQRPDQRRLLVDDPDRIPDAVEELLRMTSPVQGLARTVTRDVTVGETTIPAGRRVLLLYGSANRDERQYGSDADELDVTRRPRNILTFSHGAHHCLGAAAARMQSRVALTELLARCPDFDVDESGIVWAGGSYVRRPLSVPIRVKS
- a CDS encoding Rv1733c family protein; the encoded protein is MEPFTLRLPWGPMLRLFSRNPLVRKVDRVEAVLMLGAVVVALLAAPFGAAAVGTAVHDVRGHLYAEQAQTRHAVLATLTDLHAAGAESAPPHGVINTPARPVLGRTAHGGAVDTAPTVQIGDRVGIWVDDDVQQVDEPAALSRAANEAVAAALVTWVIVVVAAAGLLASGRVILNCVRNTGWQHDIDNLLCRGGQTNIQPWRPRVAYMVHRRARGLRGRGAR
- a CDS encoding ribose-phosphate diphosphokinase, giving the protein MTVLRIVSGSANPNLASAVANYLGVESEGCPLQRFPDGELRPVVENICGSDVYVIQPTSPPVNDHLVELLLLLDACRRARAARVTAVVPYFGYARQDRRTTAGQALGSAVVADAIAAAGADRLVVVDPHTPALEAVCRIPVETLSAVPAMSGELATELPEGAIIVAPDLGAVKLAERYAAVLHGPVAVVRKQRESGSAVAALDIAGEVRGRPIAIIDDMITTAATIEAAVGLLRMRGAAQDIVVAATHGLLVHAAVRRLHELELRRVLVTDSVAVKTAGTLVRVCSIAPMVTEAIACLHADKPLKEPAVRAR
- a CDS encoding TetR/AcrR family transcriptional regulator; amino-acid sequence: MPGNDWLGAHRTEAAADRILDAAELLYTQRDSDSIGMNEIARAAGCSRATLYRYFENREALRTAYIHRETRRLGREIIARTGDIEDPRDRLVASILVTLGMVRDSPALASWFATTRPPVGGELAGRSDVIAALAVAFLHSLGPEDPAVVERRARWTVRVIVSLLTYPGRDEDEERAMIEEFVVPIVTPVSARR
- the polX gene encoding DNA polymerase/3'-5' exonuclease PolX; translated protein: MSSEVTRIGVRSPNNEVFRPLVSAHGGIHSVSGSTTAKAVVRWCAGNLWGTGARPGVMLEPFMRSNDVAAEALQELADLIAISGGDPYRVRAYEKAARSVAGYPLDLDALDRKGLIAIPAIGAHTADKLLELRQSGRIAALEELHAQLPAGLRALLGIPGLGPKRAHQVYVELGISSMPELLNALHDEQLRNLKGWGEISERNLARAIRQMQEVGGRMPLAIALDIAEDLVARLAALPQVSRVDFAGSLRRMRDTVGDIDLLVAADKDPATVMDYFCTMSLVDRVLAHGPTKSSVVTTKGIQVDLRVVPANVWGAALQYFTGSKAHNIRIRELAVRAGLKLSEYGLFRVDNGQLLASTDEADVYAGLGLPWIPPVLREDRGEVEAALEGHLPDLVATADIAGDLHVHTNLTDGLAGLDEMVAAASRHGYRYCAITDHASQLAMQRMTRDKALQQRRKLPELSRRHGIELLHGSELNIAADGSLDWDDDFLAGFDVLVASVHSDLDQTCEQMTRRLLTAIEHPYVNIIGHPTTRLLGRRRPVDFDADVVFAAAARTHTAMEINAFPDRLDLSDELVSRAREHDVVFAIDTDAHAVPHLDYIRYGVASAQRGWVSASEVINTWPLNRLRGFLAKGRRLADNPSAAHHRAHTRPD
- a CDS encoding acyltransferase family protein, which translates into the protein MTLSEEQDAQGGLEQTSRVDRIASLTGVRAVAALLVVGTHAAYTTGKYTHGYWGLVGSRMEIGVPIFFVLSGYLLFRPWVKSAARSGAPPSLSRYAWHRVRRIMPAYVITVLFAYVLYHFRDAGPNPGHSWLGLARNLTLTQIYCNGYLGKYLHQGLTQMWSLAVEAAFYVLLPLLAYLLLVVICRRQWQPKLVLGALAGMVLISPAWLVLVHTDHWFPDGARLWLPTYLAWFLAGMILTVLQEMGVRGYGFVAIPLAVISYFIVATPIAGAPTTSPATLSEALFKTCFYAVIAALAVAPLALGGAPGTQGWYSQILASRPMVWLGEISYEIFLIHLITMEFAMDYVVRARVYTGSMLYLYVATLVVTIPLAWLLHRFTRVRD
- a CDS encoding DUF5709 domain-containing protein → MSTHYEAGPAAGEYSVENENQLQPEDTLIDRGVGDMLDEGYSPPERLYGHGAFGPSETMDQMLVEEEPDPAARIDVLFDEAEQQRSDEAERETEFPKHRELGRARAGRLVAPDQGFGEDAEAELVAEDVGICGGAASAEEAAVHIIDDEVYVIEDED